The following proteins come from a genomic window of Trichoplusia ni isolate ovarian cell line Hi5 chromosome 28, tn1, whole genome shotgun sequence:
- the LOC113506094 gene encoding uncharacterized protein LOC113506094, whose product MEEVLKALQNIQKELDEQKITIQKSGENVTEQVTQNINNILDEKFKSLEEKYENLKDKVDNQEKRIYFLEKQARQRNIVLFGLKETESSYSSLENIIINFINEHFSIKIDQRDIQEAKRIGKKGERPRPIIITVSTLGIKIAIFKQKKVLEDTPYYIKEDYPEYVLNKRKELQEQVRIEKEKGNSVRIKYDKIIIMNKHSNHTSNYSKRMLSNSPESITTCTNPSDEHKTQANKKNKTEAPIQRSSSLSEGPVKPGILNFFHKHPTNTSKNQENKTNNI is encoded by the coding sequence atggAAGAAGTTCTAAAAGCACTACAAAATATCCAAAAAGAACTagatgaacaaaaaataacaattcagaAAAGCGGAGAAAACGTAACAGAGCAAGTAacgcaaaatataaataatatattagacGAGAAATTTAAGTCTTTGGAAGAAAAGTATGAAAACCTCAAGGATAAAGTGGATAATcaagaaaaaagaatatatttccTCGAAAAACAGGCGAGACAAAGAAATATAGTTCTATTCGGTCTGAAGGAAACGGAATCATCATATTCCagcttagaaaatattattattaattttataaatgaacatTTCTCTATAAAGATAGACCAAAGGGACATACAGGAGGCTAAACGAATTGGAAAAAAAGGGGAAAGGCCAAGACCAATAATTATCACTGTCTCAACACTAGGTATAAAAATAgccatatttaaacaaaaaaaagtacttgAGGATACTCCCTATTACATAAAAGAGGACTATCCTGAGTATGTTCTAAATAAAAGGAAGGAGCTACAAGAACAAGTACGCATTGAAAAAGAGAAAGGAAACTCAGTTAGAatcaaatatgataaaataataattatgaataaacattCGAATCACACATCAAATTATAGCAAAAGAATGCTTTCTAACTCTCCTGAAAGTATTACCACATGCACGAACCCAAGCGATGAACACAAAACGCAGGccaataagaaaaataaaacagaggCTCCCATACAAAGATCATCCAGTTTATCAGAGGGGCCAGTAAAACCAGGCATATTGAACTTCTTCCACAAGCACCCGACTAACACATCGAAAAATCaggaaaacaaaactaataacatATAA